One window of Corynebacterium accolens genomic DNA carries:
- a CDS encoding DDE-type integrase/transposase/recombinase: MAIPITLRKKIADFDPIREGITVQQFCKNIGVSKQTYYNIKARIAERGRAGIVPDSTAPLNPRRVYDDKIRQQVLQARGTLRARGQDCGPWSIFYFFLDELGYDQPPSRALIAQWLHEAGVADINARKRPRKSYRHFARGEVNELWQIDAFAYRLFDVPHTQVTIYQVVDDASRFDVGSQAFGTPENGTDARITLSGAIDAYGLPQEVLSDNGDAFATYHRGRLSQTERWLASLGVQSSAGFAPTTQGKDERSHQTMTRFLDARTPTTLAQVQQLIVDYRNFYNTRRRHQGLLRGKMHITPAQAWEIISHAQPPTQPIDPDVLWTKIAKQYHRIHPDNQADALAADTVVATDNALPEVAASDRAPSNDTQAIQQDTPHADSSTVMPSSTGVNAFWPIPDKLWINKSGVVRVMGHGLYVGLRFKNRAIYSSVADDYVEFFTDHDGEKLFSFPLPIQLNQRPPGGQININHVVGMWHRQPPELKPNLSGPRPSRRKKPS, from the coding sequence ATGGCAATTCCCATTACTCTCCGCAAGAAGATAGCGGATTTCGACCCCATCCGTGAGGGCATCACGGTCCAGCAGTTCTGCAAGAACATCGGCGTATCGAAGCAGACGTACTACAACATCAAAGCACGTATCGCCGAACGCGGGCGGGCTGGCATCGTGCCCGACAGCACGGCACCGCTGAACCCGCGACGGGTCTACGATGACAAGATTCGACAACAGGTCCTGCAAGCTCGCGGTACGTTAAGAGCCCGCGGCCAAGACTGCGGCCCATGGTCAATCTTCTACTTCTTCCTCGACGAACTCGGCTACGACCAACCACCGTCACGAGCTTTAATCGCACAATGGTTGCACGAGGCTGGCGTCGCTGACATCAATGCACGTAAACGACCGCGTAAGTCCTACAGGCACTTTGCCAGGGGCGAAGTCAATGAACTGTGGCAGATCGATGCGTTTGCCTACAGACTCTTCGATGTGCCTCACACGCAAGTGACTATCTACCAAGTCGTCGACGATGCCAGCCGCTTCGACGTCGGCTCCCAAGCTTTTGGAACTCCAGAAAACGGCACCGATGCCCGCATCACGCTAAGTGGAGCCATTGATGCTTACGGACTTCCCCAAGAAGTCCTCTCTGACAACGGTGATGCCTTTGCCACCTACCATCGCGGCCGGCTGTCGCAAACCGAACGCTGGCTCGCCAGCCTGGGAGTTCAATCAAGTGCGGGCTTTGCTCCCACGACGCAAGGCAAAGACGAGCGATCGCACCAAACCATGACCAGGTTTTTGGATGCTCGTACCCCGACGACGCTGGCGCAGGTCCAACAGCTGATTGTCGACTACCGCAACTTCTACAACACACGCCGTCGCCACCAAGGACTTCTCAGGGGCAAGATGCACATCACCCCAGCCCAAGCCTGGGAGATTATCTCGCATGCCCAGCCACCGACGCAGCCGATTGACCCAGATGTTTTATGGACAAAAATCGCGAAACAATATCACCGGATTCACCCCGACAACCAGGCAGATGCTTTAGCAGCCGACACAGTGGTCGCGACAGATAATGCCCTGCCTGAAGTTGCAGCTTCAGACAGGGCACCAAGTAACGACACTCAGGCGATCCAGCAAGATACACCCCATGCCGATTCCTCAACCGTAATGCCAAGCTCTACCGGTGTAAATGCATTCTGGCCTATCCCGGACAAGCTGTGGATCAACAAAAGCGGGGTGGTACGCGTTATGGGGCACGGCCTCTACGTCGGGCTGCGCTTCAAAAATCGAGCCATCTACAGCAGCGTAGCCGATGACTATGTGGAATTTTTTACTGATCACGACGGTGAGAAACTGTTTTCATTTCCGCTACCGATCCAACTGAATCAGCGTCCACCCGGCGGTCAAATCAACATAAACCACGTTGTCGGCATGTGGCACCGACAACCCCCAGAGCTAAAACCCAACCTCTCTGGGCCACGGCCAAGCCGCCGGAAGAAGCCAAGCTAG
- the rpsG gene encoding 30S ribosomal protein S7, producing the protein MRKNAAPKRPVVKDPVYNSEQVSMLVNKILQDGKKSTAERIVYGALEACREKTGTDPVGTLEKALGNIRPDLEVRSRRVGGATYQVPVEVRPDRANTLALRWMVTFTRQRRENSMIERLANEILDASNGLGASVKRREDTHKMAEANRAFAHYRW; encoded by the coding sequence ATGCGTAAGAATGCTGCTCCGAAGCGTCCTGTAGTAAAGGACCCGGTATACAACTCCGAGCAGGTAAGCATGCTCGTCAACAAGATCCTCCAGGACGGCAAGAAGTCCACCGCAGAGCGCATCGTCTACGGCGCGCTTGAGGCTTGCCGCGAGAAGACCGGCACTGACCCGGTTGGCACCCTTGAAAAGGCCCTGGGCAACATCCGCCCGGACCTCGAGGTTCGCTCCCGCCGCGTGGGTGGCGCTACCTACCAGGTGCCGGTTGAGGTCCGTCCGGACCGCGCCAACACCTTGGCACTGCGCTGGATGGTGACCTTCACCCGTCAGCGTCGCGAGAACTCCATGATCGAGCGTCTCGCCAACGAGATCCTGGATGCCTCCAACGGCCTCGGTGCTTCCGTGAAGCGCCGTGAGGATACCCACAAGATGGCTGAGGCTAACCGCGCCTTCGCTCACTACCGCTGGTAA
- a CDS encoding ABC transporter family substrate-binding protein, which produces MKKFGRFRIATVATLSATALALTACSSSDDGDGNGSSKKAVGGLEIDVKPTGDYNEKDRDEIKDGGELTLALGELTEQQNSFHANMTTDTRTVWSWYNPQMALFDGEGNYTPNPAYLDSVDESTEGDKTVVTYEINDEATFNDGTPIDWTAFENTWRFNNGKDMDVQVNSTDGYELIESVEKGENDKEAVVTFESPYPWWQGLFNDILHPAIDTAEKFDQEYLGKLNPQYGAGPFKVENADFRGGSVSFVPNEKWWGDEPKLDKVSYRVMESQATINAFQAGEIDAAGVGSKNNLTIAADMGDSIDVRAATRPASVLFTLNSKAPQLADKDVRHAVFAAIDRDQLAEIRYNGLGYEEEMPGSLTLYPTQDGYKDNLSEVLEYDVEEAKSLLEDAGYSEGDDGYYAKDGDKLSLRYVLIGDDEVSKSTATAVQKMLKDAGIELKIEERPSSDFSKISNERDFDLFLSGFAASDPFGAAYFGQTYASDSTLNKSSTGTEEFDKKIEEMQKLPTRDEQIERINELESEAFAEYGLLPYANGPVMVGLKKGIANMGAPGFAVVPKENIGWEK; this is translated from the coding sequence ATGAAAAAGTTCGGTCGCTTCCGTATAGCAACGGTTGCCACTCTCTCCGCCACGGCACTCGCACTCACCGCCTGCTCGAGTTCTGACGATGGCGACGGTAACGGTTCCTCCAAAAAGGCAGTCGGTGGCCTAGAGATCGACGTCAAGCCCACCGGTGACTACAACGAAAAAGACCGCGATGAGATTAAGGACGGCGGTGAGCTGACCCTCGCCCTTGGCGAGCTGACTGAACAGCAAAACAGCTTCCACGCCAATATGACCACGGATACCCGCACCGTATGGAGCTGGTACAACCCGCAAATGGCGCTCTTTGACGGCGAAGGTAACTACACCCCGAACCCCGCTTACTTGGATTCGGTAGATGAGTCCACCGAAGGCGATAAGACCGTCGTGACCTACGAGATCAACGACGAAGCCACCTTCAATGACGGCACGCCCATTGACTGGACCGCTTTCGAAAACACCTGGCGTTTCAATAACGGCAAGGACATGGATGTCCAGGTCAACTCCACCGACGGCTACGAGCTGATCGAATCCGTGGAGAAGGGCGAAAACGACAAGGAAGCCGTGGTCACCTTCGAGAGCCCATACCCATGGTGGCAGGGACTTTTCAACGACATCCTGCACCCAGCGATCGATACCGCCGAGAAATTTGACCAGGAATACTTGGGCAAGCTCAACCCACAGTACGGCGCGGGCCCATTCAAGGTAGAAAATGCCGACTTCCGGGGCGGGAGCGTTTCCTTCGTACCCAACGAGAAGTGGTGGGGCGATGAGCCGAAGCTCGATAAGGTCAGTTACCGCGTGATGGAGTCCCAGGCAACCATCAACGCCTTCCAGGCCGGCGAGATCGACGCCGCTGGTGTCGGCAGCAAGAATAACCTCACCATCGCCGCAGACATGGGTGATTCCATCGACGTCCGCGCAGCTACACGTCCCGCTAGCGTCCTTTTCACCTTGAACTCCAAGGCCCCACAGCTGGCTGATAAGGATGTTCGCCACGCAGTCTTTGCAGCCATCGACCGCGACCAGCTCGCGGAAATCCGCTACAACGGCCTGGGCTATGAAGAGGAAATGCCTGGTTCCTTGACCCTCTACCCAACCCAGGACGGCTACAAGGACAACCTCTCTGAGGTCCTCGAGTACGACGTCGAAGAGGCTAAGAGCCTGCTGGAAGACGCCGGCTACTCTGAGGGCGATGACGGCTACTACGCAAAGGACGGCGACAAGCTGTCTCTGCGCTACGTTCTTATCGGCGATGACGAGGTCTCCAAGTCAACGGCTACCGCAGTCCAAAAGATGCTGAAGGACGCCGGCATCGAGCTGAAGATTGAGGAGCGCCCGAGCTCTGACTTCTCCAAGATCAGCAACGAGCGCGACTTTGACCTCTTCCTCTCCGGCTTCGCTGCAAGTGACCCATTCGGCGCAGCATACTTCGGCCAGACTTACGCTAGCGACTCGACCCTGAACAAGTCTTCTACCGGTACCGAAGAGTTTGACAAGAAGATCGAAGAGATGCAGAAGCTGCCGACCCGCGATGAGCAAATCGAGCGCATTAACGAGCTCGAGTCCGAAGCTTTTGCAGAGTACGGCCTGCTTCCGTACGCTAACGGCCCAGTGATGGTCGGCCTGAAGAAGGGTATCGCCAACATGGGTGCCCCTGGATTCGCCGTCGTCCCTAAGGAAAACATCGGCTGGGAGAAGTAA
- the fusA gene encoding elongation factor G, with protein sequence MAQEVLKDLNKVRNIGIMAHIDAGKTTTTERILFYTGINRKVGETHDGASTTDWMAQEKERGITITSAAVTCFWNNNQINIIDTPGHVDFTVEVERSLRVLDGAVAVFDGKEGVEPQSEQVWRQAAKYDVPRICFVNKMDKLGADFYYTVDTIVERLGAKPLVMQLPIGAEDDFDGVVDLLNMQAITWRGKVETGAEPTYEEIPEDLKEKAEQYREQLVEAVAESDEELMEKYFGGEELSIDELKAGIRKLTINSEIYPVYCGTAYRNKGVQPLLDAVVDFLPNPLDVGEVIGHAVGDEDQQLTRKPSVESSFSALSFKIAAHPFFGQLNFVRVYSGQVTPGTEVMNSTKGKKERIGKLFQMHANKENPVEQADAGNIYAVVGLKETTTGDTLCDKNDQIILESMDFPDPVIKVSIEPKTKADQEKLGNAIQKLAAEDPTFTVELDDETGQTVIGGMGELHLDVLVDRMKREFKVEANIGNPQVAYRETIRRKVESIDYTHKKQTGGSGQFAKVICTIEPYNPDPETLEEGESATYAFENAVTGGRVPKEYIPSVDAGIQDAMQYGYLAGFPMVNIKATLEDGAYHDVDSSEMAFKLAGSQVFKEAMAKAKPVLLEPMMAVEVVTPEEYMGTVNGDISSRRGQVFAMEDRSGAKVVKAKVPLSEMFGYIGDLRSSTAGRANFTMVFDSYAEVPSSVAQEIIEERTGGAN encoded by the coding sequence GTGGCACAAGAAGTGCTCAAGGATCTGAACAAGGTCCGCAACATTGGCATCATGGCCCACATCGATGCTGGTAAGACGACCACCACCGAGCGTATTCTCTTCTACACCGGTATCAACCGTAAGGTGGGCGAGACCCACGACGGTGCATCCACCACTGACTGGATGGCACAGGAAAAGGAACGCGGCATCACCATTACCTCGGCTGCCGTGACCTGTTTCTGGAACAACAACCAGATCAACATCATTGACACCCCGGGTCACGTTGACTTCACCGTTGAGGTTGAGCGCTCCCTGCGTGTCCTCGATGGCGCCGTCGCCGTCTTCGACGGTAAGGAAGGCGTGGAGCCACAGTCCGAGCAGGTGTGGCGCCAGGCCGCTAAGTACGACGTTCCGCGCATCTGTTTCGTCAACAAGATGGACAAGCTGGGCGCAGACTTCTACTACACCGTTGACACCATCGTTGAGCGCTTGGGTGCCAAGCCGCTCGTTATGCAGCTGCCTATCGGCGCTGAGGATGACTTCGACGGCGTTGTTGACCTGCTGAACATGCAGGCCATCACCTGGCGCGGCAAGGTCGAAACCGGCGCTGAGCCAACCTACGAGGAGATCCCTGAGGACCTCAAGGAAAAGGCTGAGCAGTACCGCGAGCAGCTGGTTGAGGCCGTTGCAGAGTCTGATGAAGAACTCATGGAGAAGTACTTCGGCGGCGAAGAGCTCTCCATCGACGAGCTGAAGGCCGGCATCCGTAAGCTGACCATCAACTCTGAGATTTACCCGGTCTACTGTGGTACCGCTTACCGCAACAAGGGTGTCCAGCCACTGCTGGATGCTGTTGTGGACTTCCTGCCTAACCCGCTGGACGTGGGCGAGGTTATCGGCCACGCTGTGGGCGATGAGGACCAGCAGCTTACCCGTAAGCCTTCCGTTGAGTCTTCCTTCTCCGCACTGTCCTTCAAGATTGCAGCTCACCCGTTCTTCGGTCAGCTCAACTTCGTGCGCGTGTACTCCGGCCAGGTCACCCCTGGTACCGAGGTCATGAACTCCACCAAGGGCAAGAAGGAGCGCATCGGTAAGCTCTTCCAGATGCACGCCAACAAGGAGAACCCGGTGGAGCAGGCTGACGCCGGCAACATCTACGCCGTTGTTGGTCTGAAGGAAACCACCACCGGTGACACCCTGTGTGACAAGAATGACCAGATCATTCTTGAGTCCATGGACTTCCCGGACCCGGTTATCAAGGTCTCCATCGAGCCGAAGACCAAGGCCGACCAGGAGAAGCTGGGTAACGCCATCCAGAAGCTCGCTGCCGAGGACCCAACCTTCACCGTTGAGCTGGATGATGAGACTGGCCAGACCGTCATCGGCGGTATGGGCGAGCTACACCTCGACGTGCTGGTTGACCGCATGAAGCGCGAGTTCAAGGTCGAGGCAAACATCGGTAACCCGCAGGTTGCCTACCGCGAGACCATTCGCCGCAAGGTGGAGTCCATCGACTACACCCACAAGAAGCAGACTGGTGGTTCCGGTCAGTTCGCAAAGGTTATCTGCACCATCGAGCCGTACAACCCGGACCCAGAGACCTTGGAAGAGGGCGAGTCCGCAACCTACGCTTTCGAGAACGCCGTGACCGGTGGCCGCGTGCCGAAGGAATACATCCCTTCCGTCGATGCTGGTATCCAGGACGCAATGCAGTACGGCTACCTGGCTGGCTTCCCGATGGTCAACATCAAGGCAACGCTGGAAGACGGCGCTTACCACGACGTTGACTCCTCTGAGATGGCCTTCAAGCTGGCCGGCTCCCAGGTATTCAAGGAAGCTATGGCCAAGGCAAAGCCGGTTCTGCTGGAGCCAATGATGGCCGTTGAGGTTGTTACCCCTGAGGAGTACATGGGTACCGTTAACGGTGACATCTCCTCCCGTCGTGGCCAGGTCTTCGCCATGGAAGACCGCTCTGGCGCCAAGGTCGTCAAGGCCAAGGTTCCGCTGTCTGAAATGTTCGGCTACATCGGTGACCTGCGTTCTTCCACCGCAGGCCGCGCTAACTTCACCATGGTCTTCGACTCCTACGCTGAGGTTCCTTCCTCCGTGGCTCAGGAGATCATCGAAGAGCGCACCGGCGGCGCTAACTAA
- a CDS encoding ABC transporter permease, translating into MTNPKEPKMSKKQPRGEVSTRTEVVSEDPVSKEEAERMATLPEVPRGTSRYKLYIRRFFRNKLATVGVFILGFLIFAALFGNFFAQWDYTEPDFLALSEPPSSEHWFGTNDSGNDLYAQTIHGLGRSLTIAIVVSFATLVISAFIGCAAALWGGIAEKAVLAVIHFLLSIPTFLLIALVVADSGGDWKLLMVVLIAFGWMYQARVIWSLALTVREQDYVRAASYMGVSKMRTIIRHVIPNIGSLLIIQFVFGVVGTVGSETALSFLGLGVKLPDVSLGTLLQGGTASLQSAPWQFYFPAATLTLLTVSMAFIGDGLRDALDPNSNSGGKL; encoded by the coding sequence ATGACAAATCCCAAAGAACCAAAGATGTCCAAGAAACAGCCCCGTGGCGAGGTTTCTACGCGCACCGAGGTCGTCTCCGAGGATCCAGTAAGCAAGGAAGAAGCCGAGCGCATGGCCACCCTGCCGGAGGTCCCCCGCGGTACTTCCCGGTACAAGCTGTATATTCGCCGCTTCTTCCGCAACAAGCTGGCCACCGTCGGCGTGTTTATCTTGGGCTTCCTTATCTTCGCCGCCCTTTTTGGCAATTTCTTTGCCCAGTGGGACTACACGGAACCGGACTTCCTCGCCCTGTCTGAGCCACCGAGCTCCGAGCACTGGTTCGGTACCAACGATTCCGGCAATGACCTTTATGCCCAAACCATCCACGGCCTTGGCAGGTCCCTAACCATCGCCATCGTGGTGTCCTTTGCCACGTTGGTCATCTCCGCATTCATCGGCTGTGCCGCAGCGCTGTGGGGCGGAATTGCAGAAAAGGCCGTCCTCGCCGTTATCCACTTCCTGCTGTCCATCCCGACCTTCCTGCTCATTGCGCTTGTGGTGGCAGACTCCGGCGGTGACTGGAAGCTTTTGATGGTCGTCCTTATCGCCTTCGGCTGGATGTACCAGGCCCGTGTGATTTGGTCCCTGGCCCTTACCGTCCGCGAGCAGGACTACGTCCGCGCCGCAAGCTACATGGGCGTATCCAAGATGCGGACCATCATCCGCCACGTCATTCCCAATATTGGTTCGCTGCTTATCATCCAGTTCGTCTTCGGCGTGGTGGGCACCGTGGGCTCTGAGACCGCACTGTCCTTCCTGGGCTTGGGCGTGAAGCTTCCCGATGTCTCCCTCGGTACCTTGCTGCAGGGCGGCACCGCCTCCCTGCAATCCGCCCCATGGCAGTTCTACTTCCCCGCCGCTACCTTGACGCTGCTGACCGTCTCCATGGCATTTATTGGCGATGGTCTGCGCGACGCACTCGATCCCAACTCCAATTCCGGAGGTAAACTATGA
- a CDS encoding ABC transporter ATP-binding protein, which yields MTSPILSVNDLRVSFPSEAGTVSAVRGVSFDLHPGRTLGIVGESGSGKSVTSMSIMGLLPDYAKVEGSVKFDGRELLGLSDKEMSGIRGNGIGMIFQDPLSALTPVFDIGSQLVEAIQAHQDVSKKAALKQATELLDLVGIPEPHLRLKSFPHEFSGGMRQRVVIAIAIANNPRVLIADEPTTALDVTIQAQILDVIRVAQRETGAATIMITHDMGVVAETADDVMVMYAGQPVEHGDVDTIFSNPRMPYTVGLLGSTPRPDASASEPLTPIEGNPPVLVDLKDRCQFAPRCPVAQEACLTGEPNLLPLKDESTSHRSACLRAPEIHDRKIDGELMFKPPLLSDDVLADVPREDRKTTLAVNELRKQFPLTKGALIKRKVGTVKAVDGITFDIREGECLAIVGESGCGKTTTLLEIMDLDPENGAVVLNGKDANGMSGSERREARKDIQIVFQDPMSSLNPRLTVREVIAEPLNSLGYDGDVDARVNELMNLVGLDSSQLDRFPSHFSGGQRQRIGLARALATRPSVLVLDEPVSALDVSIQAGVINLLEDLKRKLGLSYLFVAHDLSVVRHLSDRVAVMYKGKFVESGSTDEIFDNPQDDYTKKLLDAIPNPDPKVARARREKSRA from the coding sequence ATGACTTCGCCTATCTTGTCCGTCAATGACTTACGCGTCAGCTTCCCTTCTGAAGCAGGTACCGTCTCTGCGGTACGCGGTGTCAGCTTTGACCTGCACCCCGGTCGCACCCTGGGCATCGTCGGCGAGTCCGGCTCCGGCAAGTCCGTGACCTCCATGTCCATCATGGGTCTGCTGCCGGATTACGCCAAGGTAGAAGGCTCCGTGAAATTCGATGGCCGCGAGCTCCTCGGTCTTTCTGATAAGGAAATGTCCGGCATCCGCGGCAATGGCATCGGCATGATCTTCCAGGATCCGCTCTCCGCGCTGACCCCTGTCTTCGATATTGGTTCGCAGCTGGTGGAGGCCATCCAGGCGCACCAGGACGTCAGCAAGAAGGCCGCCCTTAAGCAAGCCACCGAACTGCTGGATCTGGTGGGCATCCCCGAGCCCCACCTGCGCCTGAAGTCCTTCCCGCACGAGTTTTCCGGCGGTATGCGCCAGCGCGTGGTCATCGCCATTGCTATTGCGAATAACCCGCGCGTGCTCATTGCCGATGAGCCGACGACGGCCCTCGACGTCACCATCCAGGCCCAGATCCTAGACGTCATCCGAGTAGCCCAGCGTGAGACCGGCGCCGCGACCATCATGATTACCCACGATATGGGCGTGGTGGCAGAAACCGCCGATGATGTCATGGTCATGTACGCCGGCCAGCCGGTAGAGCACGGCGATGTCGATACCATCTTCTCTAACCCGCGCATGCCCTATACCGTGGGCCTGCTCGGTTCCACCCCGCGCCCCGATGCCTCTGCCTCGGAGCCCCTCACCCCCATCGAGGGCAACCCGCCGGTTTTGGTGGATCTAAAGGATCGTTGCCAATTCGCCCCGCGCTGCCCCGTCGCCCAAGAGGCGTGCCTGACCGGCGAGCCAAACCTGCTTCCGCTCAAGGACGAATCCACCTCCCACCGCAGCGCCTGCCTGCGCGCGCCGGAGATCCACGACCGCAAAATTGACGGCGAGCTGATGTTCAAGCCGCCGCTGCTTTCCGATGACGTCTTGGCCGACGTTCCCCGCGAGGACCGCAAGACTACCCTCGCTGTGAACGAACTGCGCAAGCAGTTCCCGCTGACCAAGGGCGCGTTAATTAAGCGCAAGGTGGGCACCGTCAAGGCCGTCGACGGCATTACCTTCGATATCCGCGAAGGCGAGTGCCTGGCCATCGTCGGCGAGTCCGGCTGCGGTAAGACCACCACCCTGCTGGAGATCATGGACTTGGACCCAGAAAACGGTGCCGTAGTCCTCAACGGCAAGGACGCCAATGGCATGAGCGGATCCGAGCGCCGCGAGGCCCGCAAAGACATCCAGATCGTCTTCCAGGATCCCATGAGCTCGCTCAACCCCCGCCTGACCGTGCGCGAGGTCATCGCGGAACCGCTCAACTCGCTTGGCTATGACGGCGATGTCGATGCCCGCGTGAATGAGCTCATGAACCTGGTCGGCCTCGATTCCTCGCAGCTGGACCGCTTCCCTAGCCACTTTTCTGGCGGCCAGCGCCAGCGAATCGGGTTGGCGCGCGCCCTAGCCACGCGTCCTTCGGTTCTCGTGCTGGATGAGCCAGTCTCCGCCTTGGACGTCTCCATCCAGGCGGGTGTCATTAACCTGCTCGAGGACCTGAAGCGAAAGCTGGGCCTGTCCTATCTCTTCGTTGCCCACGACCTTTCCGTTGTGCGCCACCTCTCGGACCGCGTTGCGGTGATGTACAAGGGCAAGTTCGTCGAGTCCGGTTCGACGGATGAGATTTTCGATAACCCACAGGACGACTACACCAAGAAACTTCTGGATGCCATCCCGAATCCGGATCCCAAGGTTGCCCGCGCACGCAGGGAAAAGTCTCGGGCCTAG
- a CDS encoding ABC transporter permease gives MTKYLIKKILGWLLMIFLATNLAYFLAASFLDPRSNYTERRPPLSDEEINNLLEPYNLSPETPLLERWWTWLTNILTKWDWGQSPVGEMVNEEISYRIWVSAQLLLLATILSIVIGVAVGVYTASRQYKTGDRVWQGISIIAMNTHVVVASIAVVWAALEINDLTGKKIFYVVGSKSLGVEGFFPKLLDSAQHLVLPTISLVIISYASYHMTQRTLLLDNLDADYVRTARAKGLTRQQAIRKHALRTSIIPVATSVAFSVPGIFTGAVMTERIFGWNGMGQYFIQTISKNDINGAVAVAAFGAAMTAVSAVLADLVVVALDPRVRVS, from the coding sequence ATGACAAAGTATTTGATCAAAAAGATCTTGGGCTGGTTACTCATGATCTTTTTAGCCACTAACTTGGCTTATTTCTTGGCGGCCTCGTTTTTGGACCCGCGTTCGAACTACACCGAGCGCCGTCCACCACTTTCAGATGAGGAAATCAATAACCTCCTCGAGCCTTATAACCTCAGCCCAGAAACCCCGCTCCTGGAGCGCTGGTGGACCTGGCTGACCAATATCCTCACGAAGTGGGACTGGGGACAATCTCCGGTCGGTGAGATGGTTAACGAAGAGATCAGCTACCGCATCTGGGTATCCGCACAGCTGCTCTTGCTGGCCACCATCCTTTCCATCGTCATCGGCGTGGCCGTTGGTGTATACACCGCCTCCCGCCAGTACAAGACCGGTGACCGCGTGTGGCAGGGAATTTCCATCATTGCAATGAATACCCACGTGGTTGTTGCCTCCATCGCCGTCGTATGGGCCGCGCTGGAGATCAACGATTTGACCGGCAAAAAGATCTTCTACGTCGTCGGTTCCAAGTCCTTGGGGGTCGAGGGATTCTTCCCCAAGCTCCTGGACTCCGCGCAGCACCTCGTCTTGCCCACGATTTCCCTGGTGATCATCAGCTACGCCAGCTACCACATGACCCAGCGCACGCTGCTGCTCGATAACCTCGATGCGGATTATGTCCGCACCGCACGCGCAAAGGGACTTACCCGCCAGCAGGCCATCCGCAAGCACGCGCTGCGCACCTCCATCATTCCGGTGGCAACGTCTGTCGCCTTCTCCGTGCCCGGCATCTTCACCGGTGCCGTGATGACGGAGCGCATCTTCGGCTGGAACGGTATGGGCCAGTACTTCATCCAGACCATCAGTAAGAACGACATCAATGGCGCGGTAGCCGTGGCGGCATTCGGCGCCGCGATGACGGCCGTGTCCGCCGTCCTGGCAGACCTCGTTGTTGTCGCCTTGGATCCACGAGTAAGGGTGAGCTAA
- the tuf gene encoding elongation factor Tu, whose product MAKEKFERTKPHVNIGTIGHVDHGKTTTTAAITKVLADQYPEENQAFAFDMIDKAPEEKERGITINISHVEYSTPKRHYAHVDAPGHADYIKNMITGAAQMDGAILVVAATDGPMPQTREHVLLARQVGVPYILVALNKCDMVDDEEIIELVEMEISELLAEQDYDEEAPIVHISALKALEGDEKWVQSIVDLMDACDNSIPDPERATDQPFLMPIEDIFTITGRGTVVTGRVERGRLNVNEDVEIIGIQEKSQNTTVTGIEMFRKMMDYTEAGDNCGLLLRGTKREDVERGQVVIKPGAYTPHTKFEGSVYVLKKEEGGRHTPFMNNYRPQFYFRTTDVTGVVNLPEGTEMVMPGDNVEMSVELIQPVAMDEGLRFAIREGSRTVGAGRVTKVLD is encoded by the coding sequence GTGGCAAAGGAGAAGTTCGAGCGTACGAAGCCGCATGTGAACATCGGCACCATCGGACACGTCGACCACGGCAAGACCACCACCACCGCAGCGATCACCAAGGTTCTGGCTGACCAGTACCCTGAGGAGAACCAGGCATTCGCGTTCGACATGATCGACAAGGCTCCTGAGGAGAAGGAGCGCGGTATTACCATTAACATCTCCCACGTGGAGTACTCCACCCCGAAGCGTCACTACGCACACGTTGACGCCCCGGGCCACGCCGACTACATCAAGAACATGATTACCGGCGCGGCTCAGATGGACGGCGCTATCCTGGTTGTTGCTGCAACCGATGGCCCGATGCCGCAGACCCGCGAGCACGTTCTGCTTGCTCGCCAGGTTGGCGTTCCTTACATCCTCGTTGCACTGAACAAGTGCGACATGGTTGATGATGAGGAAATCATCGAGCTCGTGGAGATGGAGATCTCCGAGCTGCTCGCAGAGCAGGACTACGATGAGGAAGCTCCTATCGTTCACATCTCCGCTCTGAAGGCACTCGAGGGTGACGAGAAGTGGGTACAGTCCATCGTTGACCTGATGGATGCCTGCGACAACTCCATCCCTGATCCGGAGCGCGCTACCGATCAGCCGTTCTTGATGCCTATCGAGGACATCTTCACCATTACCGGCCGCGGTACCGTTGTTACCGGCCGTGTTGAGCGTGGTCGTCTGAACGTCAACGAGGACGTTGAGATCATCGGTATCCAGGAGAAGTCCCAGAACACCACCGTTACCGGTATCGAGATGTTCCGCAAGATGATGGACTACACCGAGGCTGGCGACAACTGTGGTCTGCTTCTGCGTGGTACCAAGCGTGAGGACGTTGAGCGTGGCCAGGTTGTTATCAAGCCGGGCGCTTACACCCCTCACACCAAGTTCGAGGGTTCCGTCTACGTCCTGAAGAAGGAAGAGGGCGGCCGCCACACCCCGTTCATGAACAACTACCGTCCTCAGTTCTACTTCCGCACCACCGACGTTACCGGTGTTGTGAACCTGCCTGAGGGCACCGAGATGGTTATGCCTGGCGACAACGTTGAGATGTCTGTTGAGCTCATCCAGCCTGTTGCTATGGACGAGGGTCTGCGCTTCGCTATCCGCGAGGGCTCCCGCACCGTCGGCGCTGGCCGCGTTACCAAGGTTCTCGACTAA